A region of Vitis vinifera cultivar Pinot Noir 40024 chromosome 15, ASM3070453v1 DNA encodes the following proteins:
- the LOC100247140 gene encoding uncharacterized protein LOC100247140, translating to MSIHNQTSSIHHITVNIVRINLREQRNLMFIQSSDFINNGQQYNLMLNYLSAILALIAFVDPVLIKLIDLKFQKEVDSVFEAHPITTMMFFASLLVFVLTFGIELTFHSSHLSPTCAALLRTAMMFSGSLSLTSLASVLLPDALRPLLYAFCAFLSLANLHNLVRKWYHWVHRAIVDNLETALTGVFGASKYKPVKVLGDAIKFV from the exons ATGAGTATCCATAACCAAACCTCCTCGATTCACCACATCACTGTCAATATTGTGAGAATCAACCTTCGAGAACAACGGAATCTCATGTTTATTCAGTCTTCCGATTTCATCAACAATGGACAACAATACAATCTCATGCTCAATTACCTTAGCGCCATTCTCGCCCTCATTGCTTTCGTTGATCCAGTTCTCATCAAACTCATTGATTTGAAGTTTCAGAAAGAGGTCGACTCTGTGTTTGAAGCCCACCCCATAACCACCATGATGTTCTTTGCTAGCTTACTGGTGTTTGTTTTGACATTCGGAATTGAGTTAACCTTCCATTCTTCTCATCTCTCTCCCACTTGTGCTGCTCTCCTCCGCACTGCCATGATGTTTTCTGGTTCCCTCTCCTTGACTTCATTGGCATCAGTATTATTGCCCGATGCATTGCGGCCCCTTCTATATGCCTTCTGTGCCTTTCTCTCACTTGCCAACTTGCATAACCTAGTCCGGAAATGGTATCACTGGGTTCACCGTGCAATCGTGGACAACCTTGAGACTGCATTAACAG GAGTTTTTGGAGCATCAAAGTACAAGCCTGTCAAGGTCCTAGGTGATGCCATTAAGTTTGTTTGA